The DNA window GCTAAAGAAAGATGCCCAATTAATGACAATCTTTCTAATCCTACTCCTGTAACTTTTCAATTGAATTAAAAATGTATAAATTCTCCTTAGGTAATTTTATTTCAGAATCTAATCAATTATTAGAAAACGTAGAAATTGCTTATCATATTTTTGGGGAACTAGCCCCAGAAAAAAAAGTGATTTGGGTTTGTCATGCCTTAACTGCAAATTCAGATGCGCAAGATTGGTGGCCTAACTTTATTGGCGAAAATTTAACCTTAGAAACCGAAAAATATACCATAGTTTGTGCCAATATTTTAGGTTCTTGCTACGGAACGAGTTTCCAAAAACAAGAAAAACTTCCATTAATCACCATTCGTGATATGGTAAAACTTCACCAAGAATTAGCCAAATTTTTACAAATTTCTGAAATAGAATTGCTTTTAGGAGGTTCTCTCGGCGGAATGCAATGTTTAGAGTGGGCGATTGCAGAACCAGATTTTATTAAAAAATTATTTGTAATTGCTACCAATGCAAAGCATTCTGCATGGGGAATTGCTTTTAACGAAGCACAAAGAATGGCGCTGGAATTAGGCAAAAACGGAATAGATGCAGCTAGAGCTATCGCCATGCTTTCGTACAGAAACTATGCTACTTTTGAAGCGACTCAAACTGATGAAGAAGAAAAATTAGAAAATTATAAAGCGGCTTCTTATCAAAGACATCAAGGCGAAAAACTCAGAAAAAGATTTTCTAAAGAAAGTTATTTCATGCTTTCTAAAGCCATGGATTCTCACCACTTAGGAAGAGGCAGAAATTCAGTGGAAAATGCTTTGAGCCAAATTACAGCAGAAACTTTGGTGATTGGGATAGATAGCGATATTCTTTTCCCTGTTTCAGAGCAAAAATTTATAGCGGGACATATAAAAAACGCTAAGTTGGAAGTGATTTCTTCATTGTATGGTCATGATGGATTTTTAATCGAAACCGAGAAAATTTCAACATTGCTTAAAAAGCATTTCAACTTATAAGAAAGCACAATAGATGATTTTCAAAAATTAAAATTAAAAAAATGAGCAAAAAATTAACGATAGGATTGTTTG is part of the Cloacibacterium normanense genome and encodes:
- a CDS encoding homoserine O-acetyltransferase family protein — translated: MYKFSLGNFISESNQLLENVEIAYHIFGELAPEKKVIWVCHALTANSDAQDWWPNFIGENLTLETEKYTIVCANILGSCYGTSFQKQEKLPLITIRDMVKLHQELAKFLQISEIELLLGGSLGGMQCLEWAIAEPDFIKKLFVIATNAKHSAWGIAFNEAQRMALELGKNGIDAARAIAMLSYRNYATFEATQTDEEEKLENYKAASYQRHQGEKLRKRFSKESYFMLSKAMDSHHLGRGRNSVENALSQITAETLVIGIDSDILFPVSEQKFIAGHIKNAKLEVISSLYGHDGFLIETEKISTLLKKHFNL